One part of the Luteibacter yeojuensis genome encodes these proteins:
- the phhA gene encoding phenylalanine 4-monooxygenase: MDTPRRVEHQQTDRGYVPVYATGTVEQPWASYSKTDHEVWDTLYRRQRELLPAYACQEFLDGVERFGLGDGGIPRFADLNKVLGKATGWELVAVEGLLPDEVFFDHLANRRFPVSWWIRKPDQLDYLSEPDLFHDLFGHVPLLLNPVFADYMQAYGKGGMKAHAIGPEALMNLTRLYWYTVEFGLIRTDKGLRIYGAGIVSSKGESIYSIDSPAPNRIGFDLERVMNTKYRIDTYQQTYFVIDNFEQLFEATRPDFTPIYAKLAQGTPVAAADVLPTDTVYQRGTREGFASGGDN; this comes from the coding sequence ATGGACACCCCCCGCCGCGTCGAACACCAGCAGACCGACCGCGGATACGTGCCCGTCTATGCGACCGGCACGGTGGAGCAACCGTGGGCGAGCTATTCGAAGACCGACCATGAGGTCTGGGACACCCTGTACCGCCGCCAGCGCGAGCTGCTGCCCGCCTACGCGTGCCAGGAGTTCCTCGACGGCGTCGAGCGTTTCGGCCTGGGGGATGGCGGTATTCCGCGCTTCGCCGACCTGAACAAGGTGCTTGGCAAGGCGACGGGTTGGGAGTTGGTGGCCGTCGAGGGCCTCCTCCCCGACGAGGTCTTCTTCGACCATCTCGCCAACCGGCGTTTCCCGGTGAGCTGGTGGATCCGCAAGCCGGATCAACTGGACTATCTCTCGGAGCCGGACCTGTTCCACGACCTGTTCGGCCATGTGCCCCTGCTGCTCAATCCCGTGTTCGCCGACTACATGCAGGCTTACGGCAAGGGCGGCATGAAGGCCCATGCGATCGGGCCGGAGGCGCTGATGAACCTCACCCGCCTCTACTGGTACACCGTGGAATTCGGCCTTATCCGGACCGACAAGGGCCTGCGCATCTATGGCGCCGGCATCGTCAGCTCCAAGGGCGAGTCGATCTACTCCATCGACTCCCCGGCCCCGAACCGCATCGGTTTCGACCTCGAGCGCGTGATGAACACGAAGTACCGGATCGACACCTACCAGCAGACCTACTTCGTGATCGACAACTTCGAACAGCTGTTCGAGGCGACCCGCCCGGACTTCACGCCGATCTACGCGAAGCTGGCCCAGGGCACCCCGGTCGCGGCGGCGGACGTGCTTCCGACGGACACGGTGTACCAGCGCGGCACGCGCGAAGGCTTCGCCTCGGGCGGAGACAACTGA